From the Halalkalicoccus sp. NIPERK01 genome, one window contains:
- a CDS encoding radical SAM protein, which yields MISKGCEQCAEGGKMVLFVYGYCDQRDCFYCPLGENRKNVTQVYANERPVERDSDVIEEAKRMDALGTSLTGGEPQEAMAKTCRYLRLLKDEFGPEHHTHLYTGITGGRENMRRLSEAGLDEIRFHPPLELWGDLHGTEWEEILHIAREEGLTPAFEIPGIRAETEFLDFLDEGAAEFCNVNQFEMSDGNYRRMQEEGYELEDGHMSAVEGSKAILEEMGDHPKVYFCTSVFKDAAQHRNRLKRMARNVRREFDEITDDGTLVYGKTWEPEARLRDLGVPEEFYTVKTEHVELAWWLLEEMIEEGDLSKGEIVEQYPTYDGTVVERTPLA from the coding sequence ATGATCTCGAAGGGCTGTGAGCAGTGCGCCGAGGGGGGGAAGATGGTGCTGTTCGTCTACGGCTACTGCGACCAGCGCGACTGCTTTTACTGCCCGTTGGGGGAGAACAGGAAGAACGTCACTCAAGTGTACGCCAACGAACGGCCCGTCGAGCGCGATTCCGACGTGATCGAGGAGGCAAAACGCATGGACGCGCTCGGCACCTCGTTGACGGGCGGCGAACCCCAGGAGGCGATGGCGAAGACCTGCCGGTATCTCCGCCTGCTCAAAGACGAGTTCGGCCCCGAGCACCACACCCACCTCTATACGGGCATCACCGGCGGCCGCGAGAACATGCGCCGCCTCTCGGAGGCGGGCCTCGACGAGATCCGGTTTCACCCGCCGCTGGAACTCTGGGGCGACCTCCATGGAACGGAGTGGGAGGAGATCCTGCATATCGCCCGCGAGGAGGGACTGACCCCGGCCTTCGAGATCCCCGGCATTCGCGCCGAAACCGAGTTCCTCGACTTCCTCGACGAGGGGGCGGCGGAGTTCTGTAACGTCAACCAGTTCGAGATGAGCGACGGGAACTACAGGCGAATGCAGGAGGAGGGCTACGAACTCGAGGACGGCCACATGAGCGCCGTCGAGGGCTCGAAGGCCATCCTCGAGGAGATGGGCGACCACCCGAAGGTCTACTTCTGTACGAGCGTGTTCAAGGACGCCGCCCAGCACCGCAACCGGCTGAAGCGCATGGCACGCAACGTCCGCCGGGAGTTCGACGAGATCACCGACGACGGCACGCTCGTCTACGGGAAGACGTGGGAGCCCGAGGCCCGACTGCGCGACCTCGGGGTGCCCGAGGAGTTCTACACCGTCAAAACGGAGCACGTCGAACTGGCGTGGTGGCTGCTGGAGGAGATGATCGAGGAGGGCGATCTCTCGAAAGGGGAGATTGTCGAGCAGTACCCGACCTACGACGGGACGGTCGTCGAGCGGACGCCGCTGGCGTAA